The proteins below come from a single Candida albicans SC5314 chromosome 7, complete sequence genomic window:
- a CDS encoding uncharacterized protein (Protein of unknown function; induced in core stress response; induced by cadmium stress via Hog1; oxidative stress-induced via Cap1; induced by Mnl1 under weak acid stress; macrophage-repressed; rat catheter and Spider biofilm induced) has product MFSPFYNGDYSYDQPIDFESLFDLLHQHQFYYKENTRPRVIKKLETEDEFQIQIYKPYGNYNNYEVNVVKSNPPIVNVVISSVQDNFKTVLPFNVNYIDIDNINWQWYKQQNVLVLNIPKRIHYVHSNVQDILNCLLGCNDADASSALKAPNQQPYAKPQTKKDVQAKTSPKKKEEFAKVKKEIANNNNNNLASRDANLKDSIEEHENLIEQAANALKQATENSSKQVKQDLNGKANALSAGAQAAAEAKHKEALEKTKQELEAQRKAAHDKIVKAQQELEEIARKEAEAVKLHEAAKQKELEEEKRKVEAEQQKAKEKEDLEQKEYDQFVKQQQEFLKQFFGFNLGPAIPTKDGANAFYTAAKQAKKQKPKVAPKPKQLQTQPVKQAKDEEESIPSEPETEEPESSKSHNSNENLHKHPSLEEVEDEESVMFRKRFGH; this is encoded by the coding sequence ATGTTTTCTCCATTCTACAACGGTGATTATTCCTACGACCAACCAATCGATTTCGAGTCGCTTTTCGATTTGTTgcatcaacatcaattcTACTATAAAGAAAACACCCGTCCAAGAGTCATTAAAAAGTTAGAAACCGAGGACGAGttccaaattcaaatttataaacCATACGGAAACTACAACAATTATGAAGTGAATGTTGTTAAATCCAATCCTCCTATTGTCAATGTCGTTATCAGCTCCGTCCAAgacaatttcaaaaccGTTTTGCCATTCAATGTCAActatattgatattgataatatcaattgGCAATGGTACAAGCAACAAAACGTATTGGTATTGAACATACCCAAGAGAATCCATTATGTTCATCTGAATGTTCAAGATATCCTCAATTGCTTGTTAGGCTGCAATGATGCTGATGCTAGTAGTGCTTTGAAAGCCCCAAACCAACAGCCATATGCTAAACCACAAACTAAGAAGGATGTCCAAGCCAAGACCAGTCCtaaaaagaaggaagaaTTTGCCAAAgtgaagaaagaaattgccaacaacaacaacaataacctTGCTAGTCGTGATGCCAATCTTAAAGACTCAATTGAAGAACatgaaaatttaattgaacaGGCTGCAAACGCTTTAAAACAAGCCACAGAAAATTCTTCCAAACAAGTGAAACAGGATTTGAATGGCAAGGCTAACGCATTGAGTGCTGGTGCTCAAGCTGCTGCTGAGGCTAAACACAAGGAAGCATTAgaaaaaactaaacaaGAACTTGAAGCTCAAAGAAAAGCTGCCCATGATAAGATTGTCAAGGCTCAACAAGAGCTTGAAGAGATTGCCAGAAAGGAAGCTGAAGCTGTAAAGTTACATGAAGCtgcaaaacaaaaagaattagaagaagaaaaacgCAAGGTCGAAGCGGAACAACAAAAAgcaaaggaaaaagaagacTTGGAACAAAAGGAGTACgatcaatttgttaaacaacaacaagaattccttaaacaatttttcGGGTTTAATTTAGGACCAGCTATCCCCACTAAAGATGGTGCCAATGCTTTTTACACTGCTGCTAAACAAgccaaaaaacaaaagccAAAAGTAgcaccaaaaccaaaacagTTGCAAACTCAACCAGTTAAGCAAGCAAAAGATGAAGAGGAATCCATTCCTTCTGAGCCGGAAACAGAAGAACCTGAATCTTCTAAATCACACAACTCAAATGAAAACTTACATAAGCATCCTTCTTTAGAGGAGGTTGAGGACGAGGAGTCTGTAATGTTTAGAAAAAGATTTGGTCATTAG
- the SPL1 gene encoding Spl1p (Protein similar to S. cerevisiae Spl1p, which is involved in tRNA splicing; member of pyridoxal-phosphate-dependent aminotransferase protein family; predicted to be essential): MYKSIFKTTGRLGKTVSSRNFVTTLPKPLATSSSPATNAPNKTSNPKTGELHVSTPVDTAKISIEPPEGSSISLKSASRDASLFGTRPIYLDVQATTPVDPRVLDKMLEFYTGLYGNPHSSTHAYGWETDKEVEKARTYIADVINADPKEIIFTSGATETNNMAIKGVPRFYKKTKKHIITTQTEHKCVLDSARHMQDEGFEVTYLPVSSEGLINLDDLKKAIRKDTVLVSIMAVNNEIGVIQPLKEIGKICRENKVFFHTDAAQAYGKIPIDVNEMNIDLLSISSHKIYGPKGIGACYVRRRPRVRLDPIITGGGQERGLRSGTLAPPLVAGFGEAARLMKQESSFDKRHIEKLSSKLKNGLLSIPSTQFNGCNDAKSQYPGCVNVSFAYIEGESLLMALKDIALSSGSACTSASLEPSYVLHALGADDALAHSSIRFGIGRFTTEAEVDYVIQAINERVDFLRKMSPLWEMVQEGIDLNTIEWSGH, translated from the coding sequence AtgtataaatcaattttcaaaacgACTGGCAGGTTGGGGAAAACAGTTTCTAGTCGTAACTTTGTTACTACATTACCTAAACCATTGGCCACCAGCTCATCGCCAGCAACAAATGCCCCAAATAAAACATCAAACCCCAAAACAGGGGAATTACATGTATCAACTCCAGTAGACACAGCAAAGATTTCCATCGAGCCACCTGAAGGATCGAGCATATCATTAAAATCTGCTTCTCGTGATGCATCATTGTTTGGAACCCGTCCGATTTATTTGGATGTTCAAGCCACAACTCCTGTAGATCCAAGAGTTTTAGATAAGATGCTTGAATTCTACACTGGATTATATGGTAACCCACATTCTTCAACCCATGCATATGGATGGGAAACCGACAAGGAAGTTGAAAAGGCAAGAACCTATATTGCTGATGTGATAAACGCTGATCCAAAGGAGATCATATTCACCAGTGGTGCCACAGAAACTAATAACATGGCAATTAAAGGTGTGCCACGTTTCTAcaaaaagacaaagaaacaTATCATCACGACTCAAACTGAACACAAATGTGTTTTAGATAGTGCCAGACATATGCAAGATGAAGGGTTTGAAGTTACATATTTACCTGTTAGTTCAGAAGGGTTAATCAACTTGGATGATTTGAAGAAAGCAATTAGAAAGGATACTGTGTTAGTTTCTATTATGGCCgtcaataatgaaattggtgTCATCCAACCtttgaaagaaattggTAAAATATGTCGTGAAAATAAAGTGTTTTTCCACACTGATGCTGCTCAGGCGTATGGTAAGATTCCTATTGATGTTAACGAGATGAATATTGACTTGTTGTCTATTTCTTCCCATAAAATCTATGGTCCAAAAGGTATTGGTGCCTGTTATGTTAGAAGAAGACCAAGAGTGAGATTGGATCCAATCATTACTGGTGGTGGTCAAGAAAGAGGTTTGCGTTCAGGTACTTTAGCTCCTCCATTAGTTGCTGGGTTTGGTGAAGCAGCAAGATTAATGAAGCAAGAATCGCTGTTTGACAAAAGACACATTGAGAAATTATCCTCTaagttgaaaaatggaTTGTTGTCAATTCCATCTACCCAATTCAACGGTTGTAACGACGCCAAATCTCAATACCCTGGTTGCGTGAATGTATCTTTTGCTTACATTGAAGGTGAATCGTTGTTAATGGCCTTGAAAGATATTGCTTTGAGTTCTGGGTCAGCATGTACTTCGGCATCTTTGGAACCATCATATGTTTTGCATGCATTGGGAGCTGATGATGCCTTAGCTCATTCTTCAATTAGATTTGGTATTGGTAGATTTACAACTGAAGCCGAAGTCGACTATGTCATTCAAGCAATTAATGAAAGAGTTGACTTTTTAAGAAAAATGTCCCCGTTATGGGAAATGGTTCAAGAAggtattgatttgaatacAATTGAATGGAGTGGTCATTAG
- a CDS encoding uncharacterized protein (Ortholog(s) have protein transporter activity, role in transcription factor import into nucleus and cytosol, nuclear envelope localization) has product MSSLIDLVLNQTSSDNEIRKNAELQFSQIVKQDPSNATQTILESALDTSLPLDVRQACLLHLKRLVPQYWSMGFESFIGPPVNQEPKQLIRSKLLQLATSAPESKIRSGAAYAIVQIASVDYPDEWPELINELYNATTQFQNETALLGGLQVLTDLFDDLITEEQFWEGGVGKEVVGHLNNILSQSLAAEVKTQAIKLYESVLAILRSPEAFTTDERKQFVLNEITSTIQVLIQLLSQRELNLVDLHLRSFIYKILAAIISQFHSKLALEVKRTILTLAIQDLHYLAPVYSKVALNGNHGFDVSSELEVSTVFNNLLDELFQTINSIQHDIPINNDQFVQDLIVCAVLPNDKLEEYDLDLNAFVSDATGLNVNPTVRDSIYDLLTELNPSDAATWFKSISSHLNDDNWRKLEAQLAILEGLLGNDEELEDPGLSVFTRFITNHNTVITSRCFLLLPKYFEKFSNPNAKRVLVDMITFAARSVPRIKVASLISFTYYKHVMELTTLDKSIQPQLFKIVYSLIEECEEDGLPVLLEAIGDTITINPSYASAVSISQGVNVIDLIFKIAFKDPGNVQLITDSSECLTASLENTSVQDYMIACEKSLPFIFNIMQSSNGDYTPELYLSLELLSIIIKSCPGGELPAQIFLYAFPILQKILLDSFDNQILQSGGEVFNELIKKGSKSFLDYKDPETKESGIDCMLKIVSKFLSPELSDSAANKCGSIVISLIDQFQNYLSSDFLTQILESAANRLVIAKETATIENLVMVFCQLVLKSPAEMIDFLSNMQLQGQSGLAVVLPIWFDSYEVTRGYEQIKQNSLALGKIFSLGDARVENLVVNGDIIPYNGDLIITRSMTQTMPDKFTQISASLKILKLLVSELQFQCQQPNAEEYLPAQEDDNDDGWEDMDDIGVPNFEKLKSYINDDEKHEADEGLKNLLTQFFRECTAKNLGDFQRYYEELSDDEKKVITENLIF; this is encoded by the coding sequence ATGTCAAGCTTGATAGATTTGGTTCTAAACCAGACTAGCTCAGATAATGAGATCAGAAAGAATGCAGAACTTCAATTCAGCCAAATAGTCAAGCAAGATCCATCTAATGCAACTCAAACAATTTTGGAGCTGGCTCTCGATACATCGCTTCCACTAGACGTTAGACAGGCATGTTTATTACATTTGAAACGATTAGTACCTCAGTATTGGTCAATGGGGTTTGAATCGTTTATTGGCCCTCCAGTAAATCAAGAGccaaaacaattaataagATCAAAACTATTACAGTTAGCCACCTCTGCCCCTGAGTCGAAAATTCGAAGCGGCGCTGCCTATGCTATTGTTCAGATTGCTTCTGTCGATTATCCCGATGAATGGCCAGAATTGATAAACGAATTATACAATGCCACTACACAATTCCAAAACGAGACAGCTTTACTTGGTGGATTACAAGTGTTGactgatttatttgatgatttgattacCGAAGAACAATTTTGGGAAGGCGGTGTCGGTAAAGAAGTAGTTGGCcatttgaataatatcTTGAGTCAAAGTTTGGCTGCTGAAGTCAAGACCCAGGCAATAAAGTTATACGAAAGTGTGTTGGCTATTTTAAGAAGCCCAGAAGCGTTTACAACCGACgaaagaaaacaatttgttCTTAATGAAATTACATCTACAATTCAAGTTTTGATCCAATTGCTTTCGCAAAGAGAATTGAATCTTGTTGACTTACATTTACGAAGTTTCATTTACAAGATCCTTGCTGCCATCATTAGCCAATTCCACTCCAAACTTGCTCTCGAAGTTAAGCGAACGATATTGACATTAGCTATTCAAGACCTCCATTACCTTGCACCAGTTTATAGCAAAGTTGCATTGAATGGGAACCATGGATTTGACGTGTCTTCCGAATTGGAAGTTTCGACAGTATTCAACAATCTCCTTGACGAATTATTTCAAACTATCAATTCCATCCAGCACGATATCCCTATTAACAACGACCAATTCGTCCAAGATTTGATTGTCTGTGCAGTATTAccaaatgataaattagaaGAATACGACCTCGACTTGAATGCCTTTGTCAGCGACGCAACTGGTTTAAACGTCAACCCAACTGTTCGTGATTCAATCTATGATTTGTTGACTGAATTAAATCCTAGCGATGCTGCCACTTGGTTCAAATCCATATCCTCGCATCTCAATGACGATAATTGGAGAAAATTAGAAGCACAGTTGGCCATTCTCGAAGGCTTACTTGGTAACGACGAGGAGTTGGAAGATCCAGGATTGTCTGTATTCACAAGATTTATCACTAACCATAACACAGTAATCACTTCCAGGTGCTTCTTATTATTGCctaaatattttgaaaaattctcCAATCCAAATGCAAAGAGAGTACTAGTTGATATGATAACATTTGCCGCAAGAAGCGTGCCAAGAATTAAGGTAGCATCCCTCATTAGTTTCACATATTACAAGCATGTGATGGAATTGACTACCTTggataaatcaattcaacCTCAgcttttcaaaattgtcTATTCTTTGATTGAAGAATGTGAAGAAGACGGTCTTCCGGTTTTGTTAGAGGCAATTGGTGATACCATAACTATAAACCCTAGTTATGCTTCGGCAGTTAGCATCAGCCAAGGTGTCAATGTTATTGATctaatattcaaaattgcATTCAAAGATCCTGGTAATGTACAATTGATTACTGATAGTTCGGAATGCTTGACAGCCCTGTTGGAAAACACAAGTGTCCAGGATTATATGATTGCCTGTGAAAAGTCGTTGCcatttattttcaacattATGCAATCCTCTAATGGCGATTATACTCCTGAGTTGTATTTGTCTTTGGAATTGCTAAGCATCATAATTAAATCATGCCCTGGAGGTGAGTTACCAGCGCAAATTTTCTTGTATGCATTCCCAATATTGCAAAAAATATTGCTCGACTCGTTTGATAATCAGATATTGCAAAGTGGGGGTGAAGTGTTTAATGAGTTGATCAAAAAGGGATCCAAATCATTTCTTGATTACAAAGATCCAGAAACCAAAGAGTCGGGCATTGATTGTATGTTGAAAATTGTGTCCAAGTTTTTATCACCAGAATTATCTGACAGTGCTGCCAACAAGTGTGGATCCATTGTAATTTCGTTGATTGaccaattccaaaattatTTGCTGTCGGATTTTTTGACTCAAATTTTAGAAAGTGCCGCCAACAGATTAGTCATTGCCAAGGAGACAGCAACCattgaaaatttggttATGGTGTTTTGCCAGTTGGTTTTAAAATCTCCAGCGGAAATGATTGACTTTTTAAGCAATATGCAGTTGCAAGGACAGTCTGGATTAGCGGTTGTGCTTCCAATTTGGTTTGATAGTTACGAAGTTACCAGAGGATACGAGCAAATCAAACAGAATTCATTAGCGTTGGGTAAAATATTCAGTTTGGGAGATGCAAGAGTCGAGAATTTAGTGGTTAATGGTGATATAATCCCTTACAATGGTGATTTGATCATTACAAGATCAATGACACAGACAATGCCCGACAAGTTTACTCAAATATCTGCATCGTTAAAAATCTTGAAATTGTTAGTTAGTGAATTGCAATTTCAATGTCAACAACCTAACGCTGAAGAGTATTTGCCTGCACAAGAAGACGACAATGACGATGGATGGGAGGATATGGACGACATTGGAGTTcctaattttgaaaaactaaaaagtTATATCAACGATGACGAAAAACATGAGGCTGATGAAggattgaagaatttgttgaCACAATTTTTCCGTGAATGCACAGCTAAAAACTTAGGAGACTTCCAGAGATACTACGAGGAATTAAGTGACGACGAAAAGAAAGTGATCACTGAAAACTTAATTTTCTAG
- the LEU2 gene encoding 3-isopropylmalate dehydrogenase (Isopropyl malate dehydrogenase; leucine biosynthesis; induced by human whole blood or PMNs; protein level decreases in stationary phase; GlcNAc-induced protein; flow model biofilm repressed) gives MSVKTKTITVLPGDHVGTEIVNEAIKVLKAIEAATPYQKIQFDFKHHLIGGAAIDATGVPLPDDALESAKSSDAVLLGAVGGPKWGTGTVRPEQGLLKIRKELNLYANIRPCNFASDSLLELSPLKAEVVKGTNLIIVRELVGGIYFGERQEQEESEDKKTAWDTEKYTVDEVTRITRMAAFMALQHNPPLPIWSLDKANVLASSRLWRKTVDKVISEEFPALSVQHQLIDSAAMILIQNPTKLNGIIITSNMFGDIISDEASVIPGSLGLLPSASLASLPDTNTAFGLYEPCHGSAPDLPANKVNPIATILSAASMLRLSLDCVKEAEALEEAVKQVLDSGIRTADLRGTSSTTEVGDAIAETVTKILKQNT, from the coding sequence ATGTCTGttaaaaccaaaaccattACTGTCTTGCCTGGTGACCATGTCGGTACCGAAATTGTCAATGAAGCAATCAAAGTCTTGAAAGCAATTGAAGCTGCCACTCCCTACcaaaaaatccaatttgatttcaaacaCCACTTGATTGGTGGTGCTGCCATTGATGCCACTGGCGTCCCGCTTCCAGATGATGCTCTTGAAAGTGCTAAATCATCCGATGCAGTTTTGTTGGGTGCTGTTGGTGGACCCAAATGGGGTACTGGCACTGTTCGTCCTGAACAAGGATTATTGAAAATCCGTAAAGAATTGAACCTTTATGCCAACATTAGACCATGTAATTTTGCCAGTGACTCGTTATTAGAATTGTCTCCATTAAAAGCTGAAGTGGTCAAAGGAaccaatttaattattgttcGTGAATTAGTTGGTGGTATATATTTTGGTGAACgtcaagaacaagaagaaagtgaagacaaaaaaacaGCTTGGGATACAGAAAAGTATACTGTTGACGAAGTTACTCGTATCACTCGTATGGCAGCATTTATGGCTTTGCAGCACAATCCACCATTGCCAATATGGTCTTTGGACAAAGCTAATGTTTTGGCATCGTCGAGATTGTGGAGAAAGACCGTTGATAAAGTGATTTCTGAAGAATTTCCAGCTTTGTCTGTGCAgcatcaattgattgattcgGCTGCAATGATTTTGATCCAAAACCCAACCAAATTGAACGGTATCATCATTACATCTAACATGTTTGGTGATATCATCTCAGATGAGGCATCCGTTATCCCAGGATCTTTGGGTTTATTGCCATCTGCTTCATTGGCTTCATTGCCAGATACCAACACTGCTTTTGGTCTTTATGAGCCTTGCCATGGGTCTGCTCCAGATTTACCAGCCAACAAAGTGAATCCAATTGCTACAATCTTGTCTGCCGCTTCCATGTTGAGATTATCCTTGGATTGTGTTAAGGAAGCTGAAGCATTGGAAGAAGCTGTCAAACAGGTTTTGGATAGCGGTATCAGAACAGCAGATTTAAGAGGTACTAGCTCTACTACAGAAGTCGGTGACGCAATAGCCGAAACAGTCActaaaattttaaaacaaaatacaTAA
- the DFI1 gene encoding Dfi1p (Cell-surface associated glycoprotein; promotes activation of Cek1 in a matrix-dependent manner; N-glycosylated; Spider biofilm induced), with amino-acid sequence MEKLSINNNNNNRRYQSRRFDGITIIRIVVLVFIVTVSTYFVNSYTCNQPHHNHSTRPSHYLPINGTHGLMNNDDSLHNKGAIGHYNTTVSLERRADENNSTTNGLFPSTSSSTFIFTPSSSSSSTFQQSRSSPQTTSTSSFVATTSSFQQETSQTSIPDTTTDFSFSSFSEAPTTSTTSSTSEFSSTPQETSNTVTSTSSTSTSSSSSPTSSPATTSASQHVTTFSSVDNGKTIVVTRTSVISSSPTASNSNNNKNNDNGGGLSHTNRIVVGVVVGVGGSILIGLLAVLFYLRKRNNRDYEGGWTFWRKNEKLGSDEFFNGELGVRDRNINQGSNF; translated from the coding sequence ATGGAGAAACtttcaatcaacaacaacaataataacagGAGATACCAGAGCAGGAGATTTGATGGTATTACCATTATAcgtattgttgttttggtaTTCATAGTCACTGTATCGACGTATTTTGTCAACAGCTACACATGCAATCAACCACACCATAATCACTCGACCAGACCAAGCCATTATTTACCAATAAATGGCACTCATGGGTTGAtgaataatgatgattcaTTGCATAATAAAGGTGCTATTGGTCATTATAACACCACAGTGTCCCTTGAAAGAAGAGCTGACGAAAACaactcaacaacaaacgGGTTATTCCCTCTGACTTCATCGTCTACATTCATATTCACTCCATCTTCATCGTCTTCTTCTAcatttcaacaatcaaGGTCATCTCCACAAACAACATCTACAAGCTCATTTGTTGCTACAACATCATCGTTCCAACAAGAAACATCACAAACTTCAATTCCTGACACTACTACggatttttcttttagcTCATTTTCCGAGGCTCCTACTACATCAACAACTAGTTCTACATCAGAATTTAGTAGTACACCACAGGAAACTAGCAACACAGTGACCAGTACTTCTTCCACgtcaacatcatcatcgtcgtcaCCTACATCAAGTCCTGCAACAACATCGGCTTCTCAACATGTTACTACATTCAGTTCTGTTGATAATGGGAAGACTATTGTTGTGACGAGAACTTCTGTCATCTCGAGTCTGCCAACTGCCTCtaacagcaacaacaataagaaCAATGATAACGGAGGAGGATTATCCCATACAAACAGAATAGTTGTTGGTGTAGTTGTTGGGGTTGGTGGTTCTATATTAATTGGTTTGTTGGCCGTTTTATTTTACTTGAGAAAGAGAAACAACCGTGATTATGAAGGTGGATGGACTTTCTGGAGAAAGAATGAGAAATTGGGAAGTGATGAGTTCTTCAATGGTGAATTGGGTGTCAGAGACAGAAATATTAATCAAGgatcaaatttttaa
- the DCC1 gene encoding Dcc1p (Protein with a predicted role in sister chromatid cohesion and telomere length maintenance; cell-cycle regulated periodic mRNA expression), with protein MSEYSVYQQLNEDTNATKYTYKLLQLPSKILNQLESKSTNLYIKSDINSLALCTDSETFKLRQMNHSNTVLLLNKEPDNKLIGFQKTSYEYELTEIKGSIDTSDIPIFNGQTAQQPIDLIALEDNSICSHQEFLSNWYELGGCEIDNGAYIMSADIITELLYLLITKLMSLQVHEFSPEDVSSIITPPYNDSMLTSIIHKFCTIESEKYQLNDLKITQWFGIVEMSKINHKMTDISEFLLNWKTSLPSFYNPPLDISQLAGYYCSPIENKILYVDPESLSENLSQRFKELFELDKSWNYDEFIPFIKKFVPAGKKVDSIILKYGKKKKVGRDRFIVCPR; from the coding sequence ATGTCAGAGTACTCTGTGTATCAACAGTTGAATGAAGATACAAACGCAACTAAATATACTTATAAATTACTACAGCTACCATCAAAGATACTAAATCAACTTGAATCCAAGTCAACTAACTTGTATATAAAATCTGATATCAATTCCCTAGCATTATGCACTGATTCAGAAACTTTCAAGTTACGACAAATGAACCATTCCAATACAGTCTTGCTATTGAACAAAGAACCTGACAACAAGTTAATTGGGTTTCAGAAAACCAGTTATGAATATGAGTTGACAGAAATCAAAGGTTCGATCGATACGTCCGATATCCCTATTTTCAACGGACAAACAGCACAGCAACCTATTGATTTGATAGCATTGGAAGATAATTCGATTTGTTCACATCAAGAGTTTTTATCGAATTGGTATGAGTTGGGAGGTtgtgaaattgataatggaGCATATATAATGAGTGCAGATATTATTACTGAACTATTATATCTATTAATCACCAAATTGATGAGTTTACAAGTGCACGAGTTTTCTCCGGAAGATGTTTCATCCATCATCACGCCCCCTTATAATGACTCAATGTTAACATCAATCATACACAAATTTTGCACTATAGAAAGTGagaaatatcaattgaatgatttaaaaattaCACAGTGGTTTGGCATTGTTGAGATgtcaaaaatcaatcatAAAATGACCGATATTTCAGAGTTCttattgaattggaaaactAGTTTGCCGTCATTCTATAACCCTCCATTGGACATCAGTCAATTGGCAGGCTATTACTGCTCCCCAATcgaaaacaaaatattgtATGTCGACCCAGAATCTTTATCAGAAAATTTGAGTCAACGATTCaaagaattgtttgaattggaTAAAAGTTGGAACTATGATGAGTTTATTCCATTCATTAAAAAGTTTGTTCCTGCCGGTAAAAAGGTCGACTCAATTATTTTAAAGTATGgcaagaagaagaaagttGGTAGAGATAGATTTATAGTCTGTCCTAGATAA
- a CDS encoding uncharacterized protein (S-adenosylmethionine transporter of the mitochondrial inner membrane; mitochondrial carrier family; predicted role in biotin biosynthesis and respiratory growth; Spider biofilm repressed) produces the protein MSESTFFTSLISGACAGIATDIVFFPIDTIKTRLQAKGGFFTNGGYHGIYRGLGSCVVASAPSASLFFITYDSLKRDLPPAVSSLGVRHMIAASMGEIAACIVRVPAEVIKQRTQASHMGNQTSWSNLLHILRNSNNEGVLKGLYRGWNSTIMREIPFTMIQFPLYEYLKVQWQQNLNSFIPQGFKGAACGMIAGGVAAALTTPLDVIKTRIMLHKDRISIVSLVKNLIREEGPAALFNGIVPRTCWISCGGAIFLGCYELVHTELTKRSRL, from the coding sequence ATGTCTGAGTCAACATTTTTTACATCATTGATTAGTGGTGCTTGTGCTGGTATCGCAACAGATATAGTATTTTTCCCCATTGACACCATCAAAACAAGATTACAAGCTAAAGGAGGGTTTTTCACAAATGGTGGATATCATGGAATTTATCGTGGGTTAGGTTCATGTGTTGTTGCGTCAGCACCTCTGGCCTCGTTATTCTTCATTACTTATGATTCATTGAAAAGAGACTTGCCGCCTGCGGTAAGTTCACTTGGGGTTAGACATATGATCGCTGCGTCAATGGGGGAGATTGCTGCATGTATAGTTCGTGTGCCAGCTGAGGTAATTAAACAACGTACACAGGCATCCCATATGGGTAATCAAACATCGTGGAGTAATTTGTTGCATATTTTGAGAAACTCCAACAATGAAGGGGTGTTGAAAGGTTTGTATCGTGGTTGGAATAGTACCATAATGAGAGAGATCCCATTCACGATGATTCAATTCCCATTATATGAATATTTAAAAGTGCAATGGcaacaaaatttaaatagTTTTATACCACAGGGATTCAAAGGTGCCGCGTGTGGAATGATTGCTGGTGGAGTTGCTGCTGCATTGACTACACCACTTGATGTGAtaaaaacaagaataatGCTACATAAGGATAGAATAAGTATTGTTAGTTTggtaaagaatttgattcGTGAAGAAGGCCCTGCAGCATTGTTCAATGGGATAGTTCCTAGAACATGTTGGATAAGTTGCGGTGGTGCTATATTCTTGGGCTGTTACGAACTAGTCCATACCGAATTAACGAAGAGATCAAGATTGtag